ctctttttttaaaaattaatttttattcaagtatagttgctaggcaaaggacacaggttcgatcactgaccttgctcagtgggttaaagatccagcagtgtcatgagctgtgtagattgcagacctggtcagtgttgttgtggcataggtcagcgggtACATTTcgaattctacccttagccttggaacctccatgtgccgccctAAAATGATAGAGTAATTTGAGCAAATACCTTAAAAGATTTATTAAAGACAGTCTTAAAGTATTTAATACAATGCTGTCCTTATATTATAGGCTTTCTGTTGGATAAAAAAATTGGAGTAAATCAACCAAAGCGAATTGAAAATGCTAAAATTCTTATTGCAAATACTGGTATGGATACAGATAAAATAAAGGTATGTTAACTACATTTCTAGGAATTCGAATTGCTAGCTGCTAAAAATTCAGGGGGGAATCAGTtgcactaaaaaagaaagaatgtatatgactGTACACATAGTTTGGGGTGTGTTTTACACTTAAGAGTTTAAATATGCCAAATATGCCATGAAACTTACAAGTAATGAAAATGATGCTGCTTTTTTATCCTTTGTCTTAGATATTTGGTTCCAGGGTGAGAGTTGATTCTACAGCAAAGGTTGCAGAAATAGAacatgcagaaaaggaaaaaatgaaggagaaagttGAACGTATTCTTAAGCATGGGATAAACTGCTTTATTAACAGGTCTGTGTGCTCATGCTAACAATGTTTGTAATCAAAAAAGGATTTTATTCTGCAATGATTTAGGGAAATACTTTCCTATTGAATTTAGTTGTTATTTAGAAAGTGttgtttttctccaaatataattGTTCAGCAAGGCATTTGCATTACAGTGATTTTAGTGAAATTTTATGTTAATATACTTTGCTAATAAACTTTGTGTCAACAGTGACAAAAGTTTTCTGATTTGGCAGTTGTGTTATTAGTTTTGGTTATAATATTTGGAAGAGGGATTTAATTCACCATTAAATGATGGGAGTTTGAAGTAGCAAAAAGCTAATGATAGCTTAGGAGTAAAACAATGGAGAAGTGAAAAGTTTACAAACTGTTTAAATAGATGTCCTTTTTGCCCCTATTGTAAAAGTAACATGTGCTCATATGGGGAAATaagaaagtataaagaagaaacagggttctctcagaattttttattttattaagttggCGTTTATGTGTATAGTCTTCTAGTTTCAGTTCTTCACCTAGTTGTGATCATATGCTATAAACTtttgtaatttgctttttttacctaactgtgtgtgtgtatatatacaacctAAAATTGCAGGGTTTTTATAGTTGGCAAATTGTGATTTATAAACTCTCCTAGTAGACATTGAGGactttggaaagttttttttgttttttggggttttttttgtcttttttttgctatttcttgggccgctcccacggcatatggaggttcccaggctaggggtcgaatcggagctgtagccgccggcctacgccaaagccacagcaacgtgggatccgagccgtgtctgcagcctacaccacagctgacggcaacgccggatcgtcaacccaccgagcaagggcagggatcgaacccacaacctcatggttcctagttggattcgttaaccactgcgccacaatgggaactcctggaaagtttTGCTTTTCTATGTAGAAATTGTTAAAACATGtcttcattaaattttttaatgttggaATTTTCTTGCTGTACCTTCCTCATGAGTGGAATTAAAGTGTATAAACATTGGTATGGATTTTGATGCATTACTGCTGAATTGCTTTTCAGAATTGTGGGTTCAGTTTATACTGTCAATAGcaatatagaaaataataccCATTTCAGTACTACTGTGGATAcactaatttataaataattgtaGAGGTAAGAAATGGTATCttgttctaatttgcatttctttgattactggtaatcaaaggaaaatgttttcatgttttttctccAGTGTGTTTATTTTGTGAAGTAACAattgtgaataatttttttcgTATTTTGTTTATAGGCAGTTAATTTATAATTATCCTGAACAGCTCTTTGGTGCTGCTGGTGTTATGGCTATTGAGCACGCAGATTTTGCAGGTGTGGAACGCCTTGCTCTTGTCACAGGTATGGGAAGAAGTTACTACTTTCTAACTTAGTAATCACTTTTGGATTTATTGAATGTCTGTGTAACTCATTACCAAGAGTACAAAGAAATCCCTTTAAAGGGCCTGGAATCTAAATAGTTATTctgaaatcttaaattttttgataTCTTtagttacattatttttaatataccaAATTATATGCCGGCTTTGCCATAGGTGTAGGTTTTTTGGTGGTTGTGGTATTTTAAAGATCGATCTTTTTTCACAAACCTACAAGACCACTGTTCTAAATGTAgtctaaataaactaaaaaaaaggaGTCTTAAGTCCtccttaatttattcatttaattctgGTACTGAGTAGTTGAATGCTTTGTGCCCTGTGTGGTAGTACAGTAAGAATAGCATCGTTATTTAGCATTTAACTGTACGCCAGACATGGGTCAAGTACTTAAATGttgcttttgttaatttttaaaaaatgtatggaagTAATAAATGTTGAAATAAGTGTGAGACAATCCTGCAGCATATGATGAAAAGTACCCTTCAGTAGAGGTAAGCATTTTATAATCCCAGTGTGGACCAGCAAGGGTGTTTACAGATGTCTGCATCAAAATGATATAGAGTGCAATTGTTCACTTTTGGTTGCCAAAGTGATGGGGTTTTAGTAACCCTTGAAAACTAAGTGTAACACTCTTTATACAGGCccttgaaaatgaatgaataggttGGAAAGTTGGTTTGCCATCTGGCAGTGAGAATTGAGAGTGAGGCTTGAGGTATAACGCCACGTGGAACATCAGATTAAGTTTGGAACTGCAGTGTGTATTAGAAGAAATTAATGTATGTTAATGTATATTATTGGATTGGGCTCATCTCAACTTCTTAagctatttttattaatttggaaGCATGGTGGTCTGACCTAAAAAGAgacattttcctttcattaatttCTTGGAAATGGGTTTACCCACTTTAAAGGTTTTGCATACTTGATGCTTAAGTTGATAAAACTTATGATGCtcacatttatttaattcttcccttaatgcaacaaaattaaaaacataagaaataattGTGAATAAGAACACATGCTTGAGATAAGTTAATACCATAAGGACTTGATAGCATGAAATTGCCACATGCATGCAAAAGAAAATGTACTGCACCCAGCACACCAACTATATGGCTGCGAAGTTGATTCCATGGTGGCTCCCATCCTTAAGTAACTCATCTGTTGTTAAGATTTGTGAAATTGGTTCctgcaaatgtttaaaaatattttgtaaacagGTGAGTGAGTGAGCATAGGATAAGTGAGAATTCTCATAAGCCACATTGGCCTCATTTTGGGGATATAATGTCCCAAACATCTCTTGTGTTTCATGCCCAGAACACAAAACAGTCTCAGGAATCTGCCAACAAAATAGAGTTGGAAAGACCAGCCtcttttttataaatgaattataaaatagaaataaagtattAATTACTTAGCAGGTTTATCAGTAAGGAGTAGGAAAAGATGTTGATGATGATGGAGGAACTGACTCTATTAAAAGAGTAATGAGATAGGGAAAGGAGTCTTAAAATGAAAACCTAATTTTTGCTTAAGTAAGAACCAGGAAGGGAAATGTTCATAGAGTAGAAGATGGAAGGGAAATAGGAATAGAAGTAAGACCCAAGGAgtaaaaggaatttcttttttgacTCCTCATTAAGTTTGTTCTGGGACAATCCTCAATATACATTTCCCTTTTTCTAGGCCTTACAGCAGCAATCTGACATTGCAGTTATTTTGATAATTAGCAGATAACAAGTGCTCACTATTTTAAGCAGTTCCTAATGTCAGTATATCTGCTGACATAAAAGACTAGTCAAATATGTTGAAGTTTTATTTTGGGATATTGGATCATAATACTGATCTTATAGACTGGATTCAGAAAATCAAGtggagggggcaggagtgggatggactgggagttgggttaatagatgcaaactactgcatttggagtagattATGCagtgagatccttctgtatagcacaagaaactatctagtcacttgtgttggaacatgatggaggataatgtgagaaaaatatatgtatatatgtatgacagggtcactttgctgtacagtagaaattgacaacactgtaaaccaactataatggaaaaaataaaaatcataaaaaaaaatataatacccAGTACCACTTGTTAAAGAGAGTATGCTTTACCCACTGTGTATTCTTGgcactcttgtcaaaaatcaattgactgtaTATTCAGGGGTATATtctgtgttccattggtctgtatgtttgtctTTATCCCAGTGCCTACTGTTTTAATTAATTAGTAAAGCTTTGTAGTatactttgaaaaaagaaaatctgaatataagTTTAGGCTTAAAGGTAAGTATTGTCTCAGTTAAGATGgtatatacaggagttcctgtcatggcacagtggttaacaaacctgactgggatccatgaggttgcggatttgatccctggccttgctcagtgggttaaggatccagtgttgtcgtgagctatggtgtgggtctcagacaaggcacagatcccatgttgttgtggctgtcgcgtaggctggtggctacagctccgattagacccctagcctgggaacctccatatgctgcaggagcggctcaataaaaggcaaaaagacaaaaaaaaaaaaaaagatggtatatacatatactatcAGTGTATACATAGAGGTGTGAAGCTAGACTGCTTGTATTTGAATTTCAGCTTGGTATTTGTCTGAAATACATAACCTCGGAGAGAAACTAAACGTCTTCCAACTTCAATTTTCCCATTTCTAAATGGGATAATAAATTAAACCTATCTTATTAAGGTTGTTGCGGAAGATGAGTCATTTTGTCTAAAGTGCTTCAGAgagtgcttggcatatagtaagcagtcaacttaaatattttgttttctgttaattGCTGCTTGTTAGAAAACAGATGTTGAACCTGTTGTGTGTTTAATTAATGTGTATTTATGTACATAGGTGGTGAAATTGCATCTACCTTTGACCACCCAGAGCTAGTGAAGCTTGGAAGTTGCAAACTTATTGAGGAAGTTATGATTGGAGAAGACAAACTCATTCACTTCTCTGGGGTAGCCCTGGTGAGTGATTATGTAGATCCTGGTTTGGGCTCTGCCGAAGTGAAAGTTATTGTAGttactaaaatatacaaaacatggTTTGTGTTAATTTCAGTCTCTTGAGGGCAGCCTCATGGTAACCTTATCTTTGTGAACAGTATATATTCAACATAATTGTTTTAGATAACTTAAAACTTACAGGAATATGGATTGTTAGCAAAGAATACGTAATAGTGGAAGACATGTcagttttaaaaaccaaataatataattaatctGCATAGTAGAAggcaaattttatgtttcatAACTAAATGTTCACTGTGacataaaaaatgtgttttttttttaaccttaggtGAGGCTTGCACCATTGTTTTACGTGGTGCCACTCAACAAATTTTAGATGAAGCAGAAAGATCTTTGCATGATGCTCTTTGTGTTCTTGCCCAAACTGTGAAAGATTCTAGAACAGTTTATGGAGGAGGtaagcatttgaaaaatactgaGCATATTTttgacttccctggtggcctgtaGCTTAACTAtgtggtgctgtcactgctacagctctggttcattccctggccttttCACATGCTCCAGGCGTGGtcaactcaaaaaaagaaaaatgttaagcatattgtattttttaaaatgtagtaatgCTTTTGGCTTTAATAGTTCTTATAGAAACTTTACATTGCCTTTGCACTTAATTTTCAAATGGTTAATGTATTTGAAGGGAAGTCAGTAATTTAGTGTTTTCGAGACAACTAAGCAAAATGATGTGTTGTTGGAACTTTAATCCATAGGGTGTTCTGAGATGCTCATGGCTCATGCTGTGACACAGCTTGCCAATAGAACACCAGGCAAAGAAGCTGTTGCAATGGAGTCTTATGCTAAAGCCCTGAGAATGGTAAGTTAATGAAAAAGAGAGACCTGAACTTAAATTTTATAGGTATTGTTGGTTTTTCTATCTTGGACAGAAAATGTTTACTTTCTTGGCTTTAAGGAAAATTGGTTCACACTACTTAAATCTGATTTCGGAGTTTTCTTTATGAGCAATAATTAAAAGGAAGCAGATTTACATTGTTTctaaatgtgtaattttaaaaagcttttcttctGGTTTgtaagttaattttcttttagtgGAGTAGTTACCATGTCTTTTTCACTTCATAGTTGCCAACTATCATAGCTGACAATGCAGGCTATGATAGTGCAGATCTGGTTGCACAGCTCCGAGCTGCCCATAGTGAAGGCAATACAACTGCTGGACTGGGTAAGGAATAATTGGAACCTTGTAATAGTTGTTAataataatctataaaatattctcGTGGCCCTTGCCTTTATAACTGTTAAACATCCTAGGAAAGTTTTTTAACTTTGTAGTTTCAGTACTGCTAAAACTTAATTATTCTTTAAGGGGTATAAAACTAGTTAGGAGATTTGTAAATAGTTTATTATGTAATGACTGTaagatttaaatacataaaagagtTTTTATATTCTGAAGTAACTAAACTTAACCATATGTTTTATAATCACTGTTAACTCTTAATCTCACAGTAAACTTATTCTGAGCATTCTTGAGTGATGCATACatgaacatggccaaaaaacagatCTAACTCATTGGAGAGTTTCCCAAAATACTGTCTAGACATTGAAGGAATTCTTAGAGAGTTGATAATCCTGTCACTGGAGAAGATAATCTGCCAGAAGATGAAGGAGGACTCTAACAAGAAGAAAAGTACATGACATAAATTCTTTTCCAGTTCTTAAGAATCCATGGTGTAATCAATGATGAGcagattttcttcagtttttatttatagttgGATAAATGTGGATAATACAGTGTTGTATATAAATTTTCCATTATTTGATAATAGTTGCCCTCTATTAATACAGATGACATTTTCTAAATCGCTTTCCTTGAGTGGTTGGCTGTTGAGAGTGTTCTCAATAACTAAATTGAATAAAtggttgtaattttattttttataagtgaGGATTAATTTTATTATGTCATTTGGTATGTTGATACTTTAGTTGTTAAGACTATAGTTGTTTATTTAGTAAATACTTTTCAGATATGAAGGAAGGTACCATTGGAGATATGGCAGTACTGGGTATAACAGAAAGTTTCCAAGTGAAACGACAAGTTCTTTTAAGTGCAGCTGAAGCAGCAGAAGTGATTCTACGTGTGGACAACATTATCAAAGCAGCACCACGGTATTGtaacactttaaaaaacatttcttagaATTAACATAGAAGTAAAAAATAAGctgtatatatgtaataattGTAATTGAAAGAAAGTGGAGCTATTTGTCTAGATAACAGCATTTTGCAagttacttaaatttaaaatatgtaatcacAGCTCTTAGTTTAGAGCCAGAAGAAACTTAGATGGGGAGAAGAATGCGGTTAACAACAGAGTAGTCCTCCATTGAAAGGGTAGATAAAGAGCCAGCCTGGGGAAAGTCAAAAACCAGAGAGCTTGGGGTGGGTAGGGAGTGTTATAGTAACAACTGATATCTTTATCAGGACAAGTTGGCTGTAGTCATTTTCTGTTCTAGGTACCCTTTtccatgtatatattctttttgtttgtttttttgccttttctagggccgcttcccgcggcatatggaggttcccaggctaggggtccaatcagagctgtagccactggcctacaccacagccacagcaacgcaagatctgagccgtgcctgcgacctacaccacagctcacggcaacaccggatccttaacccactgagcaaggccaggaatcgaaccggcaacctcatggttcctagttggattcgttaaccactgggccacattgggaactccattttttttttttttttttttttttggccttttctagggctgtacccacggcatgtggaggttcccaggctaggggtctaatcggagctgtagctgccggaccatgtcagagccacagcaacgcggcacctgagccgcctcttcgacctacaccacaggtcacagcaacgccggatccttaacccactgagcaaggtcagggattgaacctgaaacctcatggttcctagtcggattcgttaaccactgcaccacaacgggaactcctggcttggggaacttctatatgccacaggtgcagctgtaaagaggggaaaaaaaatacacagtagTACCTTATTtgatctcatttcattttcaaagttgTGTCTTAAATGTATTAGAAATTCTGAGTAATTTGCAGTAAAGAAACTAATTTTGTTCAACTCAGCCTTCCCAAATGCACTGGACTCTGGCCATCTTCATACTCATGATTAATTTCTAGGGGATTAATTTTTCAGATCAGTGCTCTGTGACAGCTGCTTGATAAATTGACTTCCTTTGGTCATACCAAGATTTAAGCTACCAAGATTGGAAGGTTTTTTATCTCTTTCTATATGATCCCAGCGTGCTGTACTCTGTGGATCTGTTTTTATGGTTTTTCTGCTTCTCTTaattgctgtgcttttctctagaAGCTATGCTTCCTTAGgcattaagcaaaaaaaaaaaaagaaaatttgctaCTACCCCTACTTAGCATACCTCCTTCTTGAGAGATTGACTATGTGGTCACCagagaaaaaagttttatatcAAAGATATATGAGAGGTACTATTGGCATATCCAAGAGAATGGCCCAACTCCATCACCAGGTTAGGTTATCTGTTACGcttgtttttgttcatttagaCTATTAATCTAGGTGTTTTCATTTAGAAGCCCCAAAGTCTTGTCATTTTACAACTTCTGACTGAGAGAACCATCTTTGACTAAGTAAAAATTCCCTAGTATGTGTTAGTTTAAAAACATGAGTTAACCAATTTCTGGAGAATATGTATTTGACAAATATGTTGTTTGGATGAGAAATCGAGAACTGAATACCTGCAGGCCTTCACATTCCACAGATTTTGTCTTGTCCTCTTACTAATACAGTAATTAAAGGATGTTAATTATGAGGTAGAAATAGCCTTGTTACGTGTTTAAAAATTGGCTTTAATAAAATTAGATTCCTAGCTGTGCTTGTATTTAATATAGACCTTTGGTTACAATCATgcatttcatttccactgttgGCTTCTTTCCCAAGTGTATGTTTTGTCATTCTTGTAGGAAACGTGTCCCTGATCACCACCCCTGTTAAGCATTCCCGTATACTGTTGAGCTCTTGGACCAGTTCATAGCAAAAGTGCATTTGAAAGACTTCAGCCTCCTGAAAGAAGACTAGAAACGAAGTTTATCTGTGGCTATTATATCCTTAAGTTTGAACATTTAACTGACCTCCTGTTTTAACATGGGTCTAATTTATTGCTGTTTCATTTTCCATAAAATTCAGTTgatttaagaatttatttctcatactgtgcatcaaaataaaaattggaacaATTATTTAGTTCTTACTTGACTTAGTGGTTTGTTTCCTGTCTTTAACTCTACTTACTGGGAGTGAACGATAGTATTTTCATTGTGGTGTTCTGAAAGTTTAATGATTGACATTATACATTTATGAAAGTTATCCTGATGAAAGTCCAAGTGAGATGTGATAAATATGCATTAATCTTTTGATTTTCAATCATACATAACCTTTATTAACCATTTTGTGGAAGTGCCCTTTACTTTAGTACTCTTTAATTTTGTGTAGTCTAAGTATTGTCTcttacataggaaaaaaattaattagtttttGTTAATTCAATTGTGaaagttacatttatttttaaaatttgttttgggctccacctgtggcatgtgggaagttctcaggccaagggttgaacccatgccacaagcagtgacccaagctgcttcagtgacaggctgggcccttaacccaccatgccaagGGGGAAGTctgaaagttatattttaaatattggttGCTGCAAACTACTTCAAGCACCTCTGATACTTTTTATAGGGAATATGGTTAGACATAAGCATTGTTGATTGTTTTAGgtttctttattattgtttttggcAAATGGATCTTAGAATGTGTATAAGCATGTGCTGAGTTTGATGGTTTAAAGGTAAATTTCCATTTGGAGGTTATTAATACTTGTCAGTGTATGTAGCAAAGTGCACAAGAAATGATAACCCAGCAGTAGTTTTTACTGGGTGTCTGCCAGCATTGTGGGAGAGACACTGTATTCACATGGAGGAGCAAAAGGGTTCTCAAAGAAACACTGATAAACcaacctgttttgtttttgtccataAGTTTTTCTCAACATTTTAATACTATTTTGTAGAAGttattaaaactggaaaaatttggGTTTTGTTATACTTGTTTATATCCTCCAACATAAAGGAGAAACTTCTGAGATCATCAAAGAGATTCTTATACAGATTCTTAGACTATTTTCACTATTTGAGATATTAATAGTAGTGCCGTTTGCCGTGTAGTTTTTTAAAGTACCTTATCACATAACCCAGGTTGGTGGAGCAGATGAGCATATCCTGACCTAGAAAACCTGAAGAGGTTTCAGTGGGAGAGATGGGtgggtacaggagttcccattgtggcttggtgggttaagaacctgactagtatccatgaggatccctgaccttgctctgtgggttaaggagctggcatggctgtggtgtgggccgacagctgcagctcctgtttgacccttagcctggtaactaGTATATACTGCGGGTccgggccctaaaaagattaaaaaaaaaaggtgggtggGTTTAAACCTTAATCATGAGGGACCAGGTAGTCtggagtaggatttttttttttaatcttggtcACGGTAgctgcatgcaaaagttccagggccacagattgaacctgcaccacagcagagacaaaagcaggtccttaacccaccatgccaccagGAACCTCCTAGAGTAGGATTTTTAACCTTAAGTGTATTTGGGCTCATTTTTCTCCAAAAGGCTTAAAAAGGATGCACTAGTAAGCTAACTTTACCTAAAAAGAGTTGGAAATAAGGGGTGTTTATTACATCCAAGAGTATATCCAtgcctctttccttctttgaACTCATAACCGTTGAAGcccttaaacattttttcatcatAGGCCTAGAGCATCCCGagttcacaaattttaaaagtattttcagatTCAGAGGTAAAATACCAACCTAGACCCTTCTaattcctttaagagttttaggATGGAGTACATGAGATAATGGAAGCcagtgaattttctattttcacaAGACTTCTGTGCCATAGGAATTGAGATTTTTGGAATGTACGTTAATGGTTAACTGCAGAGAAATTGCTTAAGTGCTTAGGGTTTTAAaatccttctgtttttctttgaaaaacgAAAAAGTGTGCTGGTTATTCTTTTACTCTCCTCAAGTCAGGATCCATTCTTTGTCTATTCGGAGGCCACAGGGCTTAACTGTGCTGACCGCCTCACAGCTTCCAGTGGACTGGTTTCCTGCGGTTTAACTCAGGAGACACTGGTAGGATATGGGAGAGGGAATCtgtgttttcttcctgtttttgctCTTTGTCCCTGGAATTGGCTGCATCCCTGTGAGACCTACGGTATTGCTCGCTGGGCAGCCTCTCTTTTCATGGCTCTCAGCTCTTAACTGCATTTGGGTAGCACTTCATTCCCTGTT
Above is a window of Sus scrofa isolate TJ Tabasco breed Duroc chromosome 5, Sscrofa11.1, whole genome shotgun sequence DNA encoding:
- the CCT2 gene encoding T-complex protein 1 subunit beta isoform X1; the encoded protein is MASLSLAPVNIFKAGADEERAETARLSSFIGAIAIGDLVKSTLGPKGMDKILLSSGRDASLMVTNDGATILKNIGVDNPAAKVLVDMSRVQDDEVGDGTTSVTVLAAELLREAESLIAKKIHPQTIIAGWREATKAARQALLNSAVDHGSDEVKFRQDLMNIAGTTLSSKLLTHHKDHFTKLAVEAVLRLKGSGNLEAIHVIKKLGGSLADSYLDEGFLLDKKIGVNQPKRIENAKILIANTGMDTDKIKIFGSRVRVDSTAKVAEIEHAEKEKMKEKVERILKHGINCFINRQLIYNYPEQLFGAAGVMAIEHADFAGVERLALVTGGEIASTFDHPELVKLGSCKLIEEVMIGEDKLIHFSGVALVSDYVDPGEACTIVLRGATQQILDEAERSLHDALCVLAQTVKDSRTVYGGGCSEMLMAHAVTQLANRTPGKEAVAMESYAKALRMLPTIIADNAGYDSADLVAQLRAAHSEGNTTAGLDMKEGTIGDMAVLGITESFQVKRQVLLSAAEAAEVILRVDNIIKAAPRKRVPDHHPC
- the CCT2 gene encoding T-complex protein 1 subunit beta (The RefSeq protein has 1 frameshift compared to this genomic sequence), which translates into the protein MASLSLAPVNIFKAGADEERAETARLSSFIGAIAIGDLVKSTLGPKGMDKILLSSGRDASLMVTNDGATILKNIGVDNPAAKVLVDMSRVQDDEVGDGTTSVTVLAAELLREAESLIAKKIHPQTIIAGWREATKAARQALLNSAVDHGSDEVKFRQDLMNIAGTTLSSKLLTHHKDHFTKLAVEAVLRLKGSGNLEAIHVIKKLGGSLADSYLDEGFLLDKKIGVNQPKRIENAKILIANTGMDTDKIKIFGSRVRVDSTAKVAEIEHAEKEKMKEKVERILKHGINCFINRQLIYNYPEQLFGAAGVMAIEHADFAGVERLALVTGGEIASTFDHPELVKLGSCKLIEEVMIGEDKLIHFSGVALGEACTIVLRGATQQILDEAERSLHDALCVLAQTVKDSRTVYGGGCSEMLMAHAVTQLANRTPGKEAVAMESYAKALRMLPTIIADNAGYDSADLVAQLRAAHSEGNTTAGLDMKEGTIGDMAVLGITESFQVKRQVLLSAAEAAEVILRVDNIIKAAPRKRVPDHHPC